The Vicinamibacterales bacterium DNA window TCATCGGGAACTGTTCGGCAGAGAGCGTCATCGCCGCCATCATGCACATCTCGTCGGCGCGCTGGTGGCACACGTAGGTACTGACGACCGGGTAGCCGAGCGACGCCTCGTGGATATCGATCGTCATGTCGATCTTCTCGTGGCGAATCAGCTCGCTGATGGCGAATGCCGTTCGCTCCGTCAGGTTTCCGTCCGGCCGCCCTGGAAACGTGCGATTGAGGTTGCGGCTGTCCTGGTACGCCAGGTTCTGTGTCGAGGGGTAGTGCACGAACGTGAATGGATCGGGCCACTGCTCGAGAGGGTGTGTCTCGCGGTCGCCGATCCGGTACTGCTTCTCACCCCAGGGGGTGCGGATGTGGAAGAACGGCGGGTACGCGTTGCCAAGCATGCCGAGCGTCGACGCGCTCATGTTCGCGCGCGGAATGATGAACACCCGCCCGCGCGTCACCGCGATGTTCTCCATCATGACGTAGGCGGCCATCGGCCCCGCCGGCTCGTAGGCGTGCATGCCACCGATGAGCAGCACCGAACCGCCCGGCACCCCCGAGTCGAACACGTAGATGGACGTGTCCATCAGCGTGCCGGCGATGCCGCTGAAATACGCGCTCAATGGCACGCGTCTCGTGAACGCATCGGAGGC harbors:
- a CDS encoding succinylglutamate desuccinylase/aspartoacylase family protein produces the protein MTTSVEQELESGQAATGSRTLMARRIALLVGAVLLMVFGTKDIRALRAYQETVVASDAFTRRVPLSAYFSGIAGTLMDTSIYVFDSGVPGGSVLLIGGMHAYEPAGPMAAYVMMENIAVTRGRVFIIPRANMSASTLGMLGNAYPPFFHIRTPWGEKQYRIGDRETHPLEQWPDPFTFVHYPSTQNLAYQDSRNLNRTFPGRPDGNLTERTAFAISELIRHEKIDMTIDIHEASLGYPVVSTYVCHQRADEMCMMAAMTLSAEQFPMKTETSPKSLRGLTHREVGDFTDSLAVLMETPEPFIEKFAGPMTEQLMLAGKDEFIQTASTRGLLYTDYSLKTGASLDYRVGRHLAGAFEVMKQMGEFYPDKIVRVTWPTYADVMQHGIGHFLHDPAKANRRRVFFD